In one window of bacterium DNA:
- a CDS encoding flagellin FliC, which yields MRINTNVASLNSNRVLQLTNTAVARTLGRLSSGYRINRSADDAAGLGIANRLRADVRALRQAARNAEQANA from the coding sequence ATGCGGATCAACACCAACGTCGCGTCGCTGAACTCCAACCGGGTCCTCCAGTTGACCAACACCGCCGTGGCCCGGACGCTGGGCCGGCTGTCGTCTGGGTACCGGATCAACCGCTCGGCCGACGACGCGGCGGGGCTGGGCATCGCCAACCGCCTCCGCGCGGACGTCCGCGCGCTGCGGCAGGCGGCCCGCAACGCCGAGCAGGCCAACGC